A window of Juglans regia cultivar Chandler chromosome 7, Walnut 2.0, whole genome shotgun sequence contains these coding sequences:
- the LOC109015291 gene encoding THO complex subunit 4B-like — protein MSKKLDMSLDDVIMNSRRSDGYNGISRGRGRASGPGPDRRFVNRTVPRTAPYYAPQPMQVLDPIFQQQMVLGGGSNTEEGTKIYISNLDYGVSNDDIQVLFSEVGDLKRYSIHYDRSGRSKGTAEVVFLHQSDAVAALKRYNNVQLDGKPMKIELVGVNLVTPAFVPSSTSSILGKPIGAFRSGQGRASLGDWVRRGGGGAIGHGSARGRTQQKDHVEKLTVEDLNADLEKYRLEALQIN, from the exons ATGTCCAAGAAGCTGGACATGTCTCTCGACGATGTGATCATGAATAGTCGGAGATCAGATGGCTACAATGGTATTTCCAGGGGCCGAGGCCGCGCATCTGGTCCCGGCCCAGATCGTCGGTTCGTGAACCGCACCGTGCCTAGAACGGCGCCGTACTACGCTCCACAG CCAATGCAAGTGTTGGATCCCATTTTTCAGCAACAAATGGTCTTGGGTGGGGGCTCTAACACGGAGGAGGgcaccaaaatatatatatcaaacttaGATTACGGCGTTTCTAACGACGATATTCAG GTTCTTTTCTCTGAGGTTGGTGACTTGAAACGATATTCCATCCATTATGATAGGAGTGGAAGGTCAAAG ggaacAGCAGAAGTTGTCTTTTTACACCAGTCAGATGCCGTAGCAGCTTTGAAGAGGTACAACAATGTCCAACTTGATGGGAAGCCAATGAAAATTGAGCTTGTAGGAGTGAATTTGGTTACTCCTGCTTTTGTACCTTCTAGTACAAGTAGCATATTAGGAAAACCAATTGGCGCCTTCAGAAG TGGACAAGGGCGGGCTAGTCTTGGGGATTGGGTTCGCCGTGGCGGTGGTGGTGCCATTGGACATGGATCTGCTAGGGGTCGCACACAACAGAAAGATCATGTTGAGAAGTTAACTGTAGAAGATCTCAATGCTGACTTGGAGAAATACCGCCTTGAAGCTCTGCAAATAAACTGA